The Vigna radiata var. radiata cultivar VC1973A unplaced genomic scaffold, Vradiata_ver6 scaffold_214, whole genome shotgun sequence genome window below encodes:
- the LOC106778147 gene encoding ubiquitin domain-containing protein 1 isoform X1, whose translation MGCAGSSQSKPDVYYTNIPFAVKKIRKPKPWKHPQPITKTQLTQLRDEFWDTAPHYGGRKEIWDALRAAAEADLTLAQAIVDSAGVIVQSSDLTVCYDERGAKYELPKYVLSEPTNLIRDS comes from the exons ATGGGTTGTGCTGGATCTTCACAATCCAAGCCTGATG tttattacACCAATATACCATTTGCAGTGAAAAAGATCCGGAAGCCTAAGCCATGGAAGCATCCTCAGCCAATAACGAAGACTCAGCTAACACAATTACGTGATGAGTTTTGGGACACAGCTCCTCACTATGGTGGCCGGAAAG AGATTTGGGATGCTCTTCGAGCTGCTGCTGAGGCTGATCTAACTTTAGCACAAGCAATTGTGGATAGTGCTGGGGTAATTGTCCAAAGTTCTGATTTGACAGTATGTTATGATGAAAGAG GAGCAAAGTATGAGCTGCCCAAGTACGTATTGAGTGAGCCAACTAACCTGATTCGGGACAGTTAA
- the LOC106778147 gene encoding ubiquitin domain-containing protein 1 isoform X2, producing the protein MGCAGSSQSKPDVKKIRKPKPWKHPQPITKTQLTQLRDEFWDTAPHYGGRKEIWDALRAAAEADLTLAQAIVDSAGVIVQSSDLTVCYDERGAKYELPKYVLSEPTNLIRDS; encoded by the exons ATGGGTTGTGCTGGATCTTCACAATCCAAGCCTGATG TGAAAAAGATCCGGAAGCCTAAGCCATGGAAGCATCCTCAGCCAATAACGAAGACTCAGCTAACACAATTACGTGATGAGTTTTGGGACACAGCTCCTCACTATGGTGGCCGGAAAG AGATTTGGGATGCTCTTCGAGCTGCTGCTGAGGCTGATCTAACTTTAGCACAAGCAATTGTGGATAGTGCTGGGGTAATTGTCCAAAGTTCTGATTTGACAGTATGTTATGATGAAAGAG GAGCAAAGTATGAGCTGCCCAAGTACGTATTGAGTGAGCCAACTAACCTGATTCGGGACAGTTAA